Proteins encoded together in one Deinococcus irradiatisoli window:
- a CDS encoding FRG domain-containing protein, whose amino-acid sequence MPQEPVAASIRVASSWNELLDLLYGGAWNPDLQRFRSPFVFHGSHNAEFALKTSLQRLGGDLRANERHLLRNFRKYAHRRATDGDSLWQWLALGQHHGLPTRLLDFTYSPLVALHFATRDPAHYQHDAAVWMVNHTVIQQFLPPPLQEALAAEGSEVLTTEHLQSVTETAGRTRLFDTSALAALEQLSDTPFLAFLEPPSLDERIVQQFALFGFVSNPEVQVDDWLSGHPGTFLKVVVPARLKWQIRDYLDQSNINERTLFPGLTGLAQWLGLYYQSPLHR is encoded by the coding sequence ATGCCCCAAGAGCCTGTGGCCGCCTCGATACGGGTGGCTTCGTCGTGGAACGAACTGCTCGACCTGCTCTACGGCGGCGCCTGGAACCCGGACTTGCAACGGTTTCGTTCGCCGTTCGTGTTTCACGGCTCGCACAACGCCGAGTTCGCCCTCAAAACGTCGTTGCAGCGCCTCGGCGGCGACCTGCGGGCCAACGAGCGCCACCTGCTGCGCAATTTCCGCAAGTACGCCCACCGCCGCGCCACCGACGGCGACTCGCTGTGGCAGTGGCTGGCGCTGGGGCAGCACCACGGCCTGCCCACCCGCCTGCTCGACTTCACCTATTCGCCGCTGGTCGCCCTGCACTTCGCCACCCGCGATCCGGCGCACTACCAGCACGACGCCGCCGTGTGGATGGTCAACCACACCGTCATCCAGCAGTTTCTGCCCCCGCCGCTTCAGGAAGCCCTGGCCGCCGAGGGTTCGGAAGTGCTCACCACCGAACACCTCCAAAGCGTCACTGAAACGGCCGGCCGCACCCGTTTGTTCGATACGTCCGCCTTGGCCGCGCTGGAACAGCTGAGTGACACCCCGTTTCTGGCGTTTCTGGAACCGCCCTCGCTCGACGAGCGCATCGTGCAGCAGTTCGCCCTGTTCGGCTTCGTCTCCAACCCCGAGGTGCAGGTGGACGACTGGCTGAGCGGACACCCCGGCACCTTCTTGAAGGTGGTGGTGCCCGCCCGCCTCAAATGGCAGATCCGCGACTACCTCGACCAGTCCAACATCAACGAGCGCACCCTCTTTCCGGGGCTCACCGGGCTGGCGCAGTGGCTGGGCCTGTATTACCAGTCGCCGCTGCACCGCTGA